In Vitis vinifera cultivar Pinot Noir 40024 chromosome 4, ASM3070453v1, the genomic window CATCCTCCAAAACCCCTCCCATCTGTTCCATTACAGCCTAGCTGGCCTCCTTGTATTCCCATACTTTGCTGATGTTCCCTCCGTCCATTCCCCAAATTTTTACACAAATGCTCATCTAAAATCCTTCTGTATTTATGGATATCAATTCCAGGGCATCTCCTAGACATCTCCTCAAAAAACTTCTCAACCTCAAATGCCTTCTCCTTTGCTGACAACCCCTTGACAAAAGCCAAAAAGCTCTCAAGATTTATCACGTAACCCATATCCAGCATTTCACAAAAAAGCCTCATTGCCATATCTGCATTTCCATCCTCACAATACCCCTTAACCAACCAACTATACATGGAGGCATCAAGATGATGACCATTTCGGCACATGTCATCAACAAACTCTTCGACTTCATGCATCCTACCTTTAGCTTTACAAAGACCATCTATCACTGTACTATATGATAAGAAGTTTGGAGTGCAACCCAATTGTTTCATCTGCCTCAGTATAAGACCAGCTTTATCGGTCTTCCCGGACTCCACAAGAATCCTAAACACTGCATTAAAACTAGAAACACTTGGATTAATGCCTCTACTCTTCATTTCCTTTAGAAGTGAAATTGCGTCATCTGCTTTCCCTATTTTGCAATACTCGTTTACAACGACCCCATATGCTTTTGCATCGGCTTCCATtccaagaccaaccatctcCTTGAGATGTCTAGCCGCGTCATCTAACTTTCCCACAACACAAAGACCCTTCAGTATACTTGTATGTGTAGCAACATTATCCTTCAGACCATTTAATCTCATCCTTGTCATCATTCTTTTTGCTTCATCAACATTTCCATTCAAACACAAACCATAGATTATAGCATTGTATGTCAACACATTTGGTTCACAATTCCGACTGACCATCTCTTCCATATACTTCATAGCTTCTTCCAATTCACCTCTTTTACAATATCCATCAATTAAAGTAGTATAAGTCACAGTGTCAGGCATACAATCCTCAGTCTCCGTCATCTGATCCACAATTTTCATTGCACTCTCCATTAAACCCTTTTTACAGAACCCATTAATCATGGTATTGTAAGTAACCAAATTTGGCTTGCAACCCATTTCATCGAACACATTCTTCGCATTTTCAATCATGCCCATTTTACAATACCCTCTAATGATCGTTGTATAAGTGGAAACATCAGGTTTAACCACGCCCTCCTTCACAATTTGATCAAAAACCGCCCTCGCTAGCATAATTCGGTTCGCTTTCACAAAAACCCCTAAAATGGCATTATAAGAGAACAAACACCGACCCGATTCCATCTTTTTCGCGCGATGAAACCAATGAATTGCCCCACGAATATCACCGCGATCGCCATAGGCTTTGACAAACTTAGCCGCAGCAAAATCAGAGAGTCTGTGATGAGATTGAAGGAGTGACGATGCTGTGGAGAAGAGGCCGTGAGAGATGAGAAGATCAGTGATGGCAACGTAACAGAGGTGGGAATGGGAGTAGttattagggttagggttagggtttgaggcccagttgaagaagaaaagggcATGGTAAGGGTTTTTTTGGCTCTTTATCACTTGGATCACAAGACTAGGGTTTAGAAACGGAGCGAATTGGGAGAGAGGGGAGATGGAAGTTGGGGAATTAGGTGTAGGGTTTTGGGGGTTTAGGGTCTGGAGAAACGAGGTTATGGAGGACGCTGTGGA contains:
- the LOC100254177 gene encoding pentatricopeptide repeat-containing protein At1g09900, with the translated sequence MVKEGLDPVTTSFQCIPIHGRSRFNWTAQRLDGQDHLCCHSGEVLCNRSPSPPSMAARTLANTHASPLASHIAQLLSTASSITSFLQTLNPQNPTPNSPTSISPLSQFAPFLNPSLVIQVIKSQKNPYHALFFFNWASNPNPNPNNYSHSHLCYVAITDLLISHGLFSTASSLLQSHHRLSDFAAAKFVKAYGDRGDIRGAIHWFHRAKKMESGRCLFSYNAILGVFVKANRIMLARAVFDQIVKEGVVKPDVSTYTTIIRGYCKMGMIENAKNVFDEMGCKPNLVTYNTMINGFCKKGLMESAMKIVDQMTETEDCMPDTVTYTTLIDGYCKRGELEEAMKYMEEMVSRNCEPNVLTYNAIIYGLCLNGNVDEAKRMMTRMRLNGLKDNVATHTSILKGLCVVGKLDDAARHLKEMVGLGMEADAKAYGVVVNEYCKIGKADDAISLLKEMKSRGINPSVSSFNAVFRILVESGKTDKAGLILRQMKQLGCTPNFLSYSTVIDGLCKAKGRMHEVEEFVDDMCRNGHHLDASMYSWLVKGYCEDGNADMAMRLFCEMLDMGYVINLESFLAFVKGLSAKEKAFEVEKFFEEMSRRCPGIDIHKYRRILDEHLCKNLGNGRREHQQSMGIQGGQLGCNGTDGRGFGG